Proteins from a single region of Terriglobales bacterium:
- a CDS encoding tetratricopeptide repeat protein, which yields MTADRERAETHFQRGLDLFAEGKNEEAVTEYEQCLAVNPAHSEALHGLARALQELNRFDESVTACKRLVELKPDDPLSFTALSIALHRKGLITEAESAANRARILDWKKQLREKKPRTI from the coding sequence GTGACTGCGGACCGCGAACGTGCAGAGACGCATTTCCAAAGAGGCCTCGACTTGTTTGCAGAGGGCAAGAATGAAGAAGCCGTTACGGAATATGAACAATGCCTCGCGGTTAATCCCGCGCACTCGGAAGCCCTGCACGGACTCGCGCGCGCCTTGCAGGAGTTGAACCGCTTTGACGAGTCGGTAACTGCGTGCAAGCGGCTCGTGGAGCTCAAGCCCGATGACCCGCTCTCGTTTACCGCTTTGTCGATCGCGCTGCATAGAAAAGGATTGATCACCGAAGCCGAATCCGCCGCTAATCGAGCGCGAATCCTCGACTGGAAGAAGCAACTGCGCGAGAAAAAACCGCGCACCATCTAA